TCTATAAAAAATCTTATTTTGTCGATATCGACGCATCGTTTAAGCGGGAAAAGATCTGCTCTGATGGGATCTTAGATTCCAAATTCCAATAACCAATAAGAAATAACGCTAAATGAGCGCTTGCGCCCAATTAGATCTTGAAAACCCGCCTTTATTCAGGTATCAGACCTTTTATCATTTTGGCGTTTTACAAGAAAACGCGCTCAAGCGCCCGGGTGGCGGAAATGGTAGACGCAAGGGACTTAAAATCCCTCGGTACAAAGTACCGTGCCGGTTCGATTCCGGCCCCGGGCACCACATACCACAGCCTTCAGAAAATCCATCTGAAGGCTTTTATTTTAGCATCTATGGGGAAAGTATCCGGATTTCCACCATATACTAAATTTCATCTTAAAAGCTTCATTTAATTCATCAATTTCTAAAGTTTGCTTTCAAGATCCCGATAAATAAAAAAACGAGTCTTGCTTTAAGTTATTACAATTATAACAATTTTTGATTCTCTAATAATTTATAAACAGCTGTGCGGCAACGCGCATAACTTTGTGCCGGTAGTCATTGTCTATGGAAAAGAGCCATATTTTAGATCTGGCTAAAACAGCCACGCTTGAAGAAAAATCTTTTCTTCACGCTGAGGACCGCCATCCCCATTTGGTGATTTACATTGGCAACAACAGTGGTAGCCGCTATAAGCTCAAAAACGGTTCTACGACAATTGGCCGATCGTCGCAGGCGGATATTTGCATTGAAGATGAACGGATATCCCGTATTCACTGCGTCATCGAATGGACCGGAGATACGATTACGATTGAGGATAAAGGTTCAACCAACGGTACATACGTTGATGCTCGCAAAGTAAGTCGCGCTGCTCTGCCGCCCGGTGTTCCCCTTCAGCTGGGCTATTCAATAATGAAAATTGAATATAAGACTGAAACTGAAATCCGATCGGAGGAAAGCCTTTTACACCGAGCTTCTTTTGATGCGCTTACGGAAATATTTAACCGCTATCACTTTACCAAACTTGCCTTAATGGAAATGGCTTATGCCAGAAGGCACCAGCTGCCGGTTGGCGTTATCCTGATGGATGTAGACAACTTTAAGCAGGTAAACGACATATACGGTCATCAAAGTGGTGATTTCGTCTTGGCGCAGTTTGCCAACACTGTCATTGAAAATAAACGCACTGAAGATCTTTTCGGCCGCTATGGTGGCGATGAATTTATTATTTTACCGCGCGGTGAGATTGGCCACGAAGGGATGCTTGAGCAGTGCGAGCGTATCCGTAAGGCGATTAAAAATTTTGAGTTCTGCTTTGAGGATGCATCTGTCAGAATAACCATCTCTCTTGGTTTTCATATAATTGAGATTGGAAAAAGTGATACCGAGACGATGCTAAATGAGTTGATCGACAAGGCTGACCAGGCCCTTTATCTTGCGAAAAAAAATGGCAGAAATAGAACAGAAAGCCTGCCTTAATATTCACGCTTCCTTTTTGCCCAATTTCAATTCATAGCTGATCCTGCTTAAAATCATACCTTGCGAACTGGCATGTCGGGTAAGTCGCAGGCGAAATCCGCCAGCTCTGTTGCGCACCTCGGCACACTTTAAAATGAGCTTGAACACTGGGGCCAATTCCCAGTCTGGGAAAATGAGGGTCTTTTTAGATGTTGAATTCACGATTCAATGCTCTGTGATACAACGCCAACAGAATACTTTTGACAGCACACCAGATGATTGATAAGTAATGAGTGGCTCAATCCTACGATGCCGCGTCACGACAACGGATAACCCGCGGAGGGTATCATGAGTTGATGATCAAACCCCATTTCTCAAGGTGAGAGATGGGGTTTTTGGTTTTTACCGCTAGTCAAAGGAGTCGGCTGTGGGACAGCATTTTGTATTGATTCATGGAGCTTGGCATGGACCATGGTGCTGGAAGGGCGTTATCAAAGCACTCGAGAAGGCGGGGCATACGGCCGAAGCGCCTGCGATGCCAGGGCATCGCCCGGAGGAGAAACGCTCTCAAATCAAATTTGATGATTATGTCAAGAAAATCATCGCTACCTTGAATCGGCAACCCACTCCGGTGGTGCTGGTCGGTCATTCCAGTGCCGGTTTTTTGCTGCAGTCATCAGCGCCCCTGGCGCCTGATAAAATTGCACAACTCATTTTCCTGAATGCATTTGTGCTACCCGATGGGCAACGGCAATTTGATTTGGTGCCCCCGGAAGCCGCCGAAGGCATGGCAGCTGCCGCCAAAGCCTCGCCCGATAATTGTGTTCCGGTTATGGAAGATTTTGTTCGCTATCAACTCATGGGCGGCGAGTCCAGGGCCATGCAGGATGCGTTGATCGCTCAATTGGTGCCGCAACCCCTGGCGCTTTTTACAACTCCGGTTGACACCAAAGATTTTGACAACCTGACATTACCCATAAGTGTCGTTTTGTGCAAAGACGATGTTTCTTTGCCACCGGGGGCTTACACGGAGATGGCGCAAGGCTTGGGGGATGTGCATTTGATTGAAGTTGACGGCAGTCATGAAGCCCTGTTTACTCAGCCGGATGTCGTTGCTGATGCGCTGATTCGGGCGCTCAAATAAGGTGGATAGTTGGGGTCACCATTTTGTGAGACCTGATGCATTACACGGCCAAGAAATGGTAACGTGCTAGTTCAGGTGTTCGAGCCTGCGAACAGCCATTTTTGCGCTGATCAAATTATAAATTAGTTTGCAAATAAAGATGAAAACGCCAGTCGCCAGAAAACCCAGCGGTAGCGCTTTAAACATCCAACCGAAATACGCCATTAATTGATAGGATTGCGGATGGACGCGACTGTTCTCAATTTCATAAATATAGCGGACTTTTCCATCACCACCGCCCGTCCAAAAATTCAGGGTTACCTGTGTGCGGCTAGCTGAGATCGCTTCGACGGTGTAATAGCCGCTGTCATATTCATCAATCTGCACCTGACCGTTACCGGGAATCTGATATAATTCTTGTTCGACAGTCCCGTCCTCTGTTAGATAACAAAAATCTATCTGAACTGCCGGATGACCGTCCTCTTGAGCACGTTCGATCAAAATTGGAAATGAATTTGGCCAATTATCCGTATCATAGGCGACAAACGATTTCTGTGACTCGGAATGGGCCACATAGGCATACATACCACCTGTGATGCCAAACAAGGCGCCAACACAAAAGGCGATGCGAAATACGGTTCGACAAATGTCTTTGGCAGTATCTTTTAAGCTGATGATCCCGTCGGGGGGCATTTTCTTCGTCATGTCATTAAAGATCGGTCACTTAGGTATTGGCGTTTAGCCAAAAGCCGTTAAAAAAGGTATCATCAGCGCTGACCCAAAATGGTTTGCCGCCCCTTTTCCTTTGGGTTGAATGCCCTGCTTCTGGGGGATTTCCCGACAAATTTTTTTGGCAAAATATCGGTTAATTAACCCAACTATTTCAAATACTTTATCATTTTAAATAGTTTGACTATCTAACAGGATGGAATCCGTATTTTGGCACAGAACTTGTCTTCCGTATAAAAGTGCAAATAATATAAAAGAACTTTTATCGAGATATCCCAACATTCCGGAGGTACGCTATGCGATGGAGAAGTGGCAGGAGAAGCACCAATATAGAGGATCGACGCCGGGTACGTGTGAGCCGCAAAGCCGCGGGGGGCGGTATAGGGATTGTTGTGATCGCGCTGATCGCCATGTACTTTGGCATCGATCCCAGCATCTTTTTAAGCCAGCAGGGGCCCACCAGCAGCATCAACACCCAGCAAACCACGCGACAAATTCCCGCGGCTGAAAACGAGCTGGCCGAATTCGTATCTGTGGTATTGGCCGATACCGAGGATACCTGGAAGGGCTTGTTCAGCCAGATGGGCAAAACCTATCGGGAGCCCAAGCTGGTTTTGTTTTCCGGTGCGGTGCAATCCGCCTGTGGCTTTGCCCAGGCGGCCATGGGGCCGTTTTATTGCCCGGCTGATCAAAAAGTCTACATTGATCTGAGTTTTTATCGAGATCTTAAAAATCGGCACGGTGCACCGGGTGATTTTGCCCAGGCCTATGTCATCGCCCATGAAATTGGACACCATGTTCAAACCTTGCTGGGGATATCGGAAAAAGTTCACTCGGCCCGCATGCGCGTCAGTCAGGTGGAAGGCAATAGGCTTTCCGTCATGCAGGAATTGCAGGCGGATTGTTTTGCAGGGCTCT
This genomic stretch from Desulfobacterales bacterium harbors:
- a CDS encoding GGDEF domain-containing protein; this encodes MEKSHILDLAKTATLEEKSFLHAEDRHPHLVIYIGNNSGSRYKLKNGSTTIGRSSQADICIEDERISRIHCVIEWTGDTITIEDKGSTNGTYVDARKVSRAALPPGVPLQLGYSIMKIEYKTETEIRSEESLLHRASFDALTEIFNRYHFTKLALMEMAYARRHQLPVGVILMDVDNFKQVNDIYGHQSGDFVLAQFANTVIENKRTEDLFGRYGGDEFIILPRGEIGHEGMLEQCERIRKAIKNFEFCFEDASVRITISLGFHIIEIGKSDTETMLNELIDKADQALYLAKKNGRNRTESLP
- a CDS encoding alpha/beta fold hydrolase, producing MGQHFVLIHGAWHGPWCWKGVIKALEKAGHTAEAPAMPGHRPEEKRSQIKFDDYVKKIIATLNRQPTPVVLVGHSSAGFLLQSSAPLAPDKIAQLIFLNAFVLPDGQRQFDLVPPEAAEGMAAAAKASPDNCVPVMEDFVRYQLMGGESRAMQDALIAQLVPQPLALFTTPVDTKDFDNLTLPISVVLCKDDVSLPPGAYTEMAQGLGDVHLIEVDGSHEALFTQPDVVADALIRALK
- a CDS encoding neutral zinc metallopeptidase, which encodes MRWRSGRRSTNIEDRRRVRVSRKAAGGGIGIVVIALIAMYFGIDPSIFLSQQGPTSSINTQQTTRQIPAAENELAEFVSVVLADTEDTWKGLFSQMGKTYREPKLVLFSGAVQSACGFAQAAMGPFYCPADQKVYIDLSFYRDLKNRHGAPGDFAQAYVIAHEIGHHVQTLLGISEKVHSARMRVSQVEGNRLSVMQELQADCFAGLWAHHADRARQVLEKGDIEEALGAASAIGDDRLQRKTRGYVTPDSFTHGSSAQRVRWFKQGLKSGSVLDCNTFRADKL